TGGGGAAGAGAAATTTTGTAAAGATGAAAAGATGAAGACAGCCGGCCCCATAAAACCCAAGGCCAACCGCCTAAGGCCGGCGGTGTTCCTTGACCGCGACGGGACCATCAACTACGACACCAACTACGTCAAACTTCCAGGGCAGGTGAAGCTTTTGCCCGGGGCGGCCGAGGGCATCCAGCTGCTGAACCAAAACAATATTTTAACGGTGGTGTCCAGCAACCAGTCAGGGGTGGCCCGGGGATATCTGACCATCAAGACATTGGAGATGATCCACCGCCGGCTTAAAACCCTCTTAAAACGGCAGGGCGCCAGCCTGGATGCCATCTATTACTGCCCCTACCATCCCGAAGAGAAACATCACTGCCGCAAGCCCGGCATCGGCATGGCCCTGGCGGCCCAAAAAGATTTCGGCATAGAACTTTCCCGTTCTTACATGATCGGAGACAGCCAGAGCGACATGGAATTCGCCCGCAACATGGGGGCCAAAAAGATACTGGTGCTCAGCGGCAAGTCAACCGGCCGGGAAGCCTGGGTTAAAAAGGCCGGGGTGGACTGCCTGGC
This genomic interval from bacterium contains the following:
- a CDS encoding HAD family hydrolase, coding for MKTAGPIKPKANRLRPAVFLDRDGTINYDTNYVKLPGQVKLLPGAAEGIQLLNQNNILTVVSSNQSGVARGYLTIKTLEMIHRRLKTLLKRQGASLDAIYYCPYHPEEKHHCRKPGIGMALAAQKDFGIELSRSYMIGDSQSDMEFARNMGAKKILVLSGKSTGREAWVKKAGVDCLAQDLLGAALWIVNDLRSKKTGQGVRLDAAGSKPAVKMSKIKRS